The following is a genomic window from Deltaproteobacteria bacterium.
ATCCCTTCAGGCCCCAGATCGCCTTTTCGCCGCCCCTTTTGCTCAACGCCCCTTTTAAGGGTGGAAAGGGTAAGGCTCTCGGGCAGGACAATATTAGAGGTCTCCAGGGCCACGCTTCTTTCCACGATATTCTCCAGTTCCCTGACATTTCCCGGGAACGGGTAGTGGCTGAGGATATCCATGGCATATGTGGATATTTTTCGGATGTCCTTCCCCATTTCATCTGAAAATTTCTCGAGAAAGTGCTGGGCCAGCAAGCTGAGATCCCCCTCCCTCTCCCTCAGGGGGGGTATGGCGATGGGGATCACATTCAGCCTGAAATAGAGATCTTCCCTGAAATTGTTATGGATAACCTCCTGTTCAAGATCCTTATTGGTAGCAGAAATAAACCGCACATCCACCCGCTTCACGTCAACGCCGCCGACCGCGGTAAACGTCCGCTCCTGGATCACCCTCAAAAGCTTGACCTGGATCACCGGCGACAGCTCGCCCACCTCATCCAGAAACACCGTACCCCCGTCCGCCACGTCAAAGAGGCCTTCCTTATCGCCAACCGCGCCGGTAAAGGCCCCTTTCCGGTAGCCGAAGAGTTCGCTCTCTATCAGGGTTTCAGGGATCCCGGCACAATTGATGACTACAAACGGCTTATCCCGTCGCTCGCTCAGGTGGTGTATCGCCTTGGCCACCAGCTCCTTTCCGGTCCCGCTTTCTCCCGTGACAAGGACATTGGTCTTTGTCCGTGAAACCCGCTGTATCAGGTCATACACCCTTTTCATCTGCGGGCTTTCCCCGATCAGAAAATCAAAATGAAAACGGCTTGTGGATCCCTGGTCCTCCTGTCCTTGGCCAACCCTCGATCTTAAGGCCTCTTTGACCACCCGCTTTAGATCATTCACCTTGAACGGTTTTGGAATATAGTCGTAGGCCCCTTCTTTCATCGCCTCCACCGCGGTCTCAGGAGTGGCAAAAGCGGAAATTAGAATCACAATGGTATCCGGGCTCCGATCCTTGACCTTTTTCAGTACCCCTATTCCGTTGATATTCCGCATTCGAATATCGGTGATCACCAGGTCGAAGTTCTCCTTGTCCAGGATCCTGCAGGCATGTTCGCCGTCTTCCGCCGCAAGCACCTGGTAATTTTCCTTGGTCAGCATGATCTCTAAGAATTCCCGCATGCTTTCCTGGTCATCGACCACCAGTATCTTATGCCTTCTCCCAGACAATCTTTCCTCCCACCATGGTCAATTCGGTGATCCCTTTCAACACCTGTCCTATAAAAGGGGAATTCTTGCTCTTGGAAAGAATCCGGTCCGTTTCC
Proteins encoded in this region:
- a CDS encoding sigma-54 dependent transcriptional regulator, with the translated sequence MSGRRHKILVVDDQESMREFLEIMLTKENYQVLAAEDGEHACRILDKENFDLVITDIRMRNINGIGVLKKVKDRSPDTIVILISAFATPETAVEAMKEGAYDYIPKPFKVNDLKRVVKEALRSRVGQGQEDQGSTSRFHFDFLIGESPQMKRVYDLIQRVSRTKTNVLVTGESGTGKELVAKAIHHLSERRDKPFVVINCAGIPETLIESELFGYRKGAFTGAVGDKEGLFDVADGGTVFLDEVGELSPVIQVKLLRVIQERTFTAVGGVDVKRVDVRFISATNKDLEQEVIHNNFREDLYFRLNVIPIAIPPLREREGDLSLLAQHFLEKFSDEMGKDIRKISTYAMDILSHYPFPGNVRELENIVERSVALETSNIVLPESLTLSTLKRGVEQKGRRKGDLGPEGIRLDEVMAEIEQGYLRQALEMAHGSKQRAAELLDITLRSFRYRLEKQGIAEAEDAAP